The genomic segment TCAGGAGATTCTTACTGATCCTTCCTATAAAGGCCAGATCGTGACCCTCACTTATCCCCTGATCGGCAATTATGGTATTAATGCTGAAGACGTAGAGTCCTTTAAGCCTCACGTTGAGGCTCTTGTGGTCCGGGAATATAGCCGCTTTCCTCATAACTGGCGAAGCCAGCGCACTCTAAAGGAGTTCTTGGAACAATTTGGGATATTGGGAATAGAAGGAATCGATACCCGGGCGCTGACTAAGCACATTCGGGAAGCCGGGGCGATGAAAGGGGTAATCTCTACCAGGGATTTTGATATTAAGCGGTTGCTTGAGAAGGTTAGAGCTTACCCAGGTTTAGTAGGTCGGGATATGGTTCAACACGTTACCTGCAGGCAACCTTACCGCTGGCAGCAAGGGCCCAAGAGTATCGACGGAGTAACAGGTAGCTTATCTGCTATAGGGCCAAAGAGTAGTCAGTACAAGTACCGGGTGGTGGCATTTGATTACGGAGTTAAGTACAATATCCTTCGTTTGCTTGAAGCCATCGGTTGCGAAGTGATTGTCGTTCCAGCCTGGACTAAGGCCGAGGAAGTGCTAGGGCTAGACCCGGACGGTATCTTTCTTTCCAATGGCCCAGGCGATCCAGCTGGGGTGCCCTATGCAATCGAGGAAATTAAGAAGCTGCTTGGCAAAAAGCCAATCTTTGGTATCTGCCTAGGCCATCAGTTCCTGGGTCGCGCCTTGGGATTGGATACATTTAAACTCAAGTTTGGCCACCGGGGGGGCAACCAGCCAGTTAAAGATCTAGCTACAGGCAGGGTAGAAATTACTGCTCAGAATCATGGCTTTTGTGTATGCCGCCCCGATCCTCACACTTGTAACAATCCCGACCTCCTTCGGGAGTTGCGCATTACCCATGTTAATTTAAACGATCGCACTTTGGAAGGAATGGAGCACCGTAGCTTGAAGTGTTTTTCGGTTCAGTACCACCCTGAAGCTTCACCTGGACCTCATGATTCTCGCTACCTGTTTGAGCGATTTGCAAGCCTCATGGAAGAAACCAGGTAAACAGCAGGAAAGTCATAGGAAGGTGACGCAATGCCAAGACGTAACGATATTAAGAAGGTTCTACTCATCGGCTCAGGGCCTATAGTCATCGGCCAGGCTTGCGAATTCGATTATTCCGGTTCCCAGGCTTGTAAGGCTCTTAGAGAAGAAGGTTACGAAGTGGTTTTGGTTAATAATAACCCGGCTACTATCATGACGGACCCGGATATGGCCGACCGAACTTACATTGAGCCCCTAACTCCCGAAATTATTGAGAAAGT from the Clostridia bacterium genome contains:
- the carA gene encoding glutamine-hydrolyzing carbamoyl-phosphate synthase small subunit → MKAVLVLEDGFALEGEAFAGEGEIFGEVVFNTSMTGYQEILTDPSYKGQIVTLTYPLIGNYGINAEDVESFKPHVEALVVREYSRFPHNWRSQRTLKEFLEQFGILGIEGIDTRALTKHIREAGAMKGVISTRDFDIKRLLEKVRAYPGLVGRDMVQHVTCRQPYRWQQGPKSIDGVTGSLSAIGPKSSQYKYRVVAFDYGVKYNILRLLEAIGCEVIVVPAWTKAEEVLGLDPDGIFLSNGPGDPAGVPYAIEEIKKLLGKKPIFGICLGHQFLGRALGLDTFKLKFGHRGGNQPVKDLATGRVEITAQNHGFCVCRPDPHTCNNPDLLRELRITHVNLNDRTLEGMEHRSLKCFSVQYHPEASPGPHDSRYLFERFASLMEETR